From a region of the Impatiens glandulifera chromosome 4, dImpGla2.1, whole genome shotgun sequence genome:
- the LOC124936787 gene encoding F-box/kelch-repeat protein At3g23880-like codes for MIGHFLLCLSHRNPGRSQSILSSSTMDIRSDPSKHGGKSMRQSTSVADSDSVLLATSLPEEIISNILIKLPVKSLIRFKSVCRSWRELISDPIFVKAHLQGNIQDKNYAHHGLIMENYNVRSCSLSSVLNEESSITTLDYSLKDQKQQIWIVNSVNGLVCIHSKSHIYIWNPSTRRVKRLPHYGIEIDPGDIISYGFGYEEANSDYKVVVIYRSECCFERPCKVEGKIYGLKTDSWRKIDDFYIGKQLYEYAFCTFVSGSLNWAVYGGIIASFDLSKETCSVTKLPFYLKKGMICCSKLGNLSGSLCQLSYVYRTMTIDLWAMKEFGKVESWSKMYSIPYQCEKGFLQSIFQHNASLIISGKNKVLMLIGSALMLYNLETKTFTQPKIQNLRFLHDVETYIESLVSPHLMIPTTNH; via the coding sequence ATGATAGGTCATTTTTTACTTTGTCTCTCTCATCGAAACCCTGGCCGCTCTCAATCTATTCTCAGTTCCTCTACAATGGACATCAGGAGTGATCCTTCTAAGCATGGTGGAAAGAGTATGAGACAAAGCACCTCTGTCGCCGACTCTGATTCCGTCCTTCTAGCAACCTCCCTGCCGGaagaaatcatttcaaataTCCTAATCAAACTGCCAGTCAAATCACTCATCAGATTTAAGTCCGTCTGCAGATCCTGGCGTGAATTGATATCTGATCCAATATTTGTTAAGGCACATCTGCAAGGTAACATCCAAGACAAGAATTACGCACACCATGGGCTTATTATGGAAAACTATAATGTGAGATCATGTTCCCTTTCATCTGTTTTGAATGAAGAATCATCTATTACAACCTTGGATTATTCATTGAAGGACCAAAAGCAACAGATTTGGATAGTTAATTCAGTTAACGGGTTAGTTTGTATCCATTCgaaatctcatatatatatatggaaccCATCTACTAGGAGAGTAAAGAGATTGCCTCATTATGGTATTGAAATAGATCCAGGGGATATCATTTCATATGGGTTTGGATATGAAGAAGCTAATTCCGATTATAAGGTGGTTGTTATTTACCGTTCAGAATGTTGTTTTGAACGGCCTTGTAAAGTTGAAGGAAAGATTTATGGGTTAAAGACTGATTCGTGGAGGAAGATTGATGATTTTTATATAGGAAAACAGTTGTATGAATATGCATTTTGCACGTTTGTGAGTGGATCGCTTAACTGGGCAGTATATGGTGGCATTATTGCCTCTTTCGATTTGTCGAAAGAAACCTGTTCTGTAACCAAACTACCTTTTTATTTGAAGAAAGGGATGATTTGTTGTTCAAAATTAGGGAATTTAAGTGGAAGTCTATGTCAGCTATCTTACGTTTATAGGACGATGACAATTGATTTATGGGCGATGAAGGAGTTTGGAAAAGTAGAGTCCTGGTCTAAGATGTATTCAATACCGTATCAATGTGAGAAAGGTTTTTTGCAAAGTATTTTCCAGCATAATGCATCCTTGATTATTTCCGGGAAGAATAAAGTGCTTATGTTGATTGGATCGGCTTTGATGTTGTATAATCTTGAGACTAAGACGTTTACACAGCCCAAGATTCAAAATCTCAGGTTTCTCCATGATGTAGAAACTTATATCGAGAGCCTGGTCTCACCTCACCTGATGATCCCAACAACAAATCATTAA